Genomic window (Phragmites australis chromosome 21, lpPhrAust1.1, whole genome shotgun sequence):
AAAAAGGGAGTGAAACTTCTAGCTAGAATATATGTAGACCCCTTGAATCCCTACCTTTTTCATTTTTGTCAACCTTTGCAAGTGTGAAGTGCATTATTGTGtttgtgtttgcttgttttggcTCATGTGGACTGCCTCCCTCCCTATATGTATGGGTGTCCAtcctccccttctctctccccctcccgcACTAGCTGATTCTCTCATCTTCCTCAaccggcctctctctctctctctccacagaCACGTACACATACACAAAAATACAGAAGAAGCTCGAGAGCACAAGCACACAGATCATAGGTGGTAAAGTTTTGCAAGAACTATTTCAAAAATCTCCCGGCCTCTAGACAAGAGCTTTAATTTGTATGGAGCAAGAAGAGGTCGGGCTAGCGCtgggcctctccctcggctccGGCCACCACCAACCCAAGGAACAGCCACCCTCTCCGTCGTGTGCACTGGAGCCGTCGCTGTCACTAAGCCTCCCAGCTGACGGTGGAGGCCTGACCATGCCGGTACCGGTGCGGCCACTGATAGCCGGCGTGAAATGGGAGGAGCtgcaggcggaggaggaggacgaggccgTGGACAGGGCAGTTTACTCGGTGGTGTCGTCGGCAGCGGCAGCTGATGATGACGAAGGATGCAACAGCCGGAAGAAGCTGAGGCTGACCAAGGAGCAGTCAGCGATGCTGGAGGACCGCTTCAAAGAGCACAGTACCCTCAATCCTGTAAGTATTTCAAGCTAGTTGCACATATATAGCTTAGCTTCTTAATAACATGAATTAGCAAAGATAaaacatatttatattttagtataatattttttgtgCTTTCCGTATTTGTTTTGGCCAAAAGGATTTTAATTTCTGGTTCATCTGTGCAGAAGCTAAAGGTTGCTTTGGCCAAACAACTCAACCTGAGGCCAAGGCAAGTGGAGGTGTGGTTCCAAAACAGAAGAGCCAGGTTAGTTAGTCATATTCACCTCAAAATCCTTATCCatttcctctttctttctttctttcttttcttttccatcaTTCTTCTCGCAGATTTTAATATAAAGTAGCGATTCATAGACTCTTTGAAAAACAGAATCAATTAatcaagcatttttttttaaaaaaaaagagagagctaAATTTCCCTCGTATTAACATCACCACACCCTATTCCTTGTCATGCAAAATCAAGTGCTGTTTTTTCCTCTTTCGTGTCCTTCAACTCTTTAGACAATTAACAAATCTCTAAATTATATGCACATCGATAGATAGCCAAGCAGccttgcaaaaaatatatagtttgcTTCTCAGAGTAGCCAGCAAAAAAGCTATTTATAATAATAAGGAAGCAGGAGCCACAACTAACAGAAACATTTATCCGCTAATTAAACTAAACTATCGAACAACAAATTAAGCAGAACATGCAAATAGCCAAATGCATGGGAGGTAATGCATGGATGGTTGCAGGACCAAGTTGAAGCAGACAGAGGTGGACTACGAGCTTCTCAAGCGCTGCTGCGAGACGTTAACCGAGGAGaaccgccgcctccaccgcgaGCTCCAACAGCTCCGCGCCCTCAACCACGCCCGCCCCGCCGCCTTTTTcacgcccgccgccgccgcgctctccATCTGCCCCTCCTGTGAGCGTCTCGCCGGAGCACCTGCCACCACTGCAGCAGACCACCGGCCCAAGGCGGCCTTGTTCAGCCCTTTTCACCAAGTCTGCTGCCTGCTGAATGCTGATCCATCCATCCACTCAAGATCTAGTTAATAGCAAATTATTCGATgattgtatatatgtatatacatatatttctaGCTAGCTAGCGATCCTATATATCTCTGTATCGATCATTAGTCGTCATGTAATAGTATAGTAGTTGATCGATTGCCTAGATCATATTAATTCCTCCCCTCTCCTTAATTggttagctttgttttttcaCAAGCTAATTGATTATATAGAGTGTAACGGTTACACAATAGAAATTTCCGTGAGGAGGATGGAGCACCACGCATGCAtgtaggaaaaagaaagaaaggtcTTGTTTGGTGTTGCTGCTGCTATAGTTAGTATAGCGACTGCTGTTGTTGgtgtagctagctagctttagTAGTTGTTATTGATGGATTTTATTGATTGTCAGTCAGGGAAGTATCATAGGTTAGATGATGAGAGGACATGCCACCCCACACATCCAGTTTTTTTGGACGTGGATTCATGTATGTATGCCGCATATGATGTATTTGTTTCACCAATTATATAATATATTGATTTGTTTCCGTAAATAGATTCGTGCTTTTGTGCGAATATGAATTTGTGTATAAGACAGTTGACCAATTGTCCCCTTTTAGTTTGCTAATTAAATGCATATATgttagaaagaaagaaatcgaTTACTATGgattatttttggaaaaaaaaacaatagaaGTTATTTATGAAAAATATTCTGTCACCAATctgaagaaaaataatatattttagtttCTGAATTGGGGAACAATATATAAACTTGCTTTGGAACAATTAGTACAGCATGTTTGGTTAGACAATGCCTTACGTGTAACAACTTGGCTCCTCTGCAACAGATATCCAGATCCCTCTAATTATAAGGAGAGGATCGGAGCACACAGATTATGTGAGCAAAGGCATGAAGTAGTCGTGATACACCGAAGGAGCTAGGTTGGGCATGCAGGGGACACAGATAAGCAATGATCTTTCTGTTGAAACACACACCATCCGGACTCCTGCCTCCCAATCTCTTGGCAATATCTCGATGAGTCCGTCACCTACAAGCGATGGCATCACGAATCTTCTATGCCAGTCATGCACGTCTGTTTGAGTCACTACTCTCTCTGTTTCAAAACATAGGCTACTAAGGCGACATGTATTTTAAAGTGATCATAGTAGGTTGCATAGTCACAAGAGTCAGGTTCGATGTCGTGATTCATGACCCCAATTCGAACGACCCGATCGAGGGCCGGGATCAACTTTGGGATGTCGCCGAGACACCCCAGGGATACCGCctggagaggaggggaagggaggaTTGAACTAACCTAGCGCCGCCACGGATCTGCATCGTCGCTGCCGCAGATCTGCATTGTCACTGCCATTGTTGCCGGACTTCACGCTGGTTCTCCTATTGCTAGGCCAACATCATCGCGTGTTGTCTTCGCGATGCTCGTCGCGCACCGTCTTTGTTCCGCTAGTCGCACTGCCCCAACTTTGTGCTACCTGGTTTGCCATTGTGCTCCCCCACCCATCGTTTATCATCCATCGCACCGTCGCTTAGATCCACCTATCATTGCTCGGGTCCGCTCAGATCTGAGGGTAAGGAAGACGGGGCTAGAGGAAGATGACGAGGGGGGTGGAGTGAACTTGGATGGAGGGCGTCCGGGTTCCAAGGTGGCGGTTGGATGGGACATGGAGGCCATATAGAAAGGTGGGTGGCGTGGCGTGTCATGATCCAAACCATGCGCAATGACTTGCTCGTGGTGCAGGGATGGGAAAATTGTCCTGCTATGGCAAAGAACAGGAGGTAGTGGGCTCTTGGGGCTTTGGTTTGGCTAATGGGCTGACCATCTGGGCCTATATATGTCCTCATTAGGATTACTCTTGGATTTCTTAGGGTCGCAACCCTCAACCTCAAGCTTCGTCCCAGGATTATCAGCTCAAAATTATTGGGGTCACGTACCGCATCATGAATTGTCATCCCAGAGAAGTATACCCCCTTTGGTGTTGACCCgccactactgcagaaaccctcatcagtgtcggttcaaaatcgctatcaatgaaccgacactgatgaattGGCACGGATAGTCACTGACCATCAGTATCGAGTTTGGAACCGACACTAAAAAACACTATCAGTGCCTATTCGTGGatccaaccagcactgatagtacaCCTATTAGTGTCTGAGTACCTCCCTGTTGCCATCGCCccaataaatttataaatcatGGTGGATTTACATAGGGTGAATCTTTAATCtatcaaaattttgattttagcttccgcaatcattcaccacATCTGATTGTCTTGTTTGTGAGTAACCAATCCTACACAAGGCTTTCAACTAGTCattcacataaaaaaaaaacaaagttgAAGTACGAGAATCGAAAGTGTAAATATGAGAACCAAAGATGTAAATCATTCACATTGCAAACAAaaaatgaagcatattgttTGTGGGCGGCCGACGCATGAAACTCGCCAGTTTCATTGATGatttgttgaagaatgaagttgGCGAGTTGTCCTTGAATGTGGTTGAAGTCAATTCACCATTAGGAATCTTTATTTGCTCTTCCTAGTAACAAGTAGCACATTGTACATGAAATAAGTAGGGAATCAGCATACATTTTGCTCGGAATTGACCAACCTCCATATCTTGGGGTATGGACCTAATAAGTTCTTGCATGTGAAGGCAAACATACAAGCCACAATGGTTGTTGTCTGTGGCTGCTTGTGGCAATGCAAATATATAATTAGGTATAGTTGGTTAGAGAAGAATTATTACAAAGCATGATAAATGACAATTTTGTACTATAGCAGGTATCGGAAAATGAAAGCGGTGTGTCAACTTGGCCTGGACATAGTATGCCCCTACTTCTTCATTTTCACATACTTAGCAAATGCCCTATTTTATGAAGAAAAATACCCACAACCCTTGCAAATAAAAGTGAAAGATTAGAATAAATAATAGAGCAATAGAGGCAATGAGTTTACCTGTCGATGATTCTCCTAAACTGCTGTGTAACTCTTCTTCAGGCCTTGTTCATGGAGTCCAAGTACACAACCCTATTTCTTTTCAGATCAATCACAGTTAGGATCCAGTGACATCTACCATGAGTCCATGACTCTCTCTGGATTATATTGCGACTGATCTCTTCATGGCATATCGATTGTGGGTCGTGGAATCCCATCGACTCTTTATTAGGAGCTGCTTGTCCTGTACATGTACATAAGAAAGAAGTTATATATATCATATTACTACAGAAAAGATCATCATTACCGGTTCAAAAttagtatcactgtcagttttgaACCAACAGTGAATTAGAGGCAATGATAATCATGCCaacttatgaaccggcagtgatacttcgGTTCAAGTCTTGAATCGGGAGTAATAATTCATTCACATGTGCAAAGATACTCTACCGTGAACTCTTCAGTATGGGGATCTGCCTCAAACTTGAGATAGAGATCCCATACCAAAATATTtgaggtagagtattttatatagCGAAATGTCTTTTTTACATCTTGCGTATCCGAGTGACAATAGTACATataaatgaatggaaaaaacacaatcatcttaaggaaaatatattttctgcCACTCATTTAGATCTGTCTATTGCTACAATCTAGCTTGACCGAATGGCAATATCTAAATCTATATTCGTAGTGACAATAGTAGGTCTAAACGAACGACAAGAACACAATCATCTTCAAGCGAATGTGTTTTTTGCCATTCATTTAAATCTACTTATTGCCACCATCTTTAATGCTcacacaacattttcttcggaGACGGGGAGATGAGCAGACgaggagaggagatggggaGATGAGTTCGTTTAGATCGGGAGACAACGATGTCAGCGATAGGCTCGAAGATGGCGAGGGCTTGGGGGGAACGAGGGCAGCCGCGAGTTGGCTCGGAAGAGGCCAGGATCAAGGGGTAGAGGCATTCGTAGTGATGATAGTGACCATCACACCACTTCAACCGCACTACCCTCAGGAGTGACTTCTAGATATTATGAGCACAACAGGCTTAGCagaccactactacagaaaagatcaTTCGTGTCCCTCTTTCATTATCGGTTCAAAAATAACCGGCGGTGATATTAGTGAAGTTTTGATGTAAGAATTCATTTTGTACTTCTTGCATTTTTATATTATTGGtctttcttatatatatatatatgaacatatattcatatacataaaaaagaagaaaagaagaaaaaaaagcaaagcCCCTCGGATGGCCCAacttccctctctctccaccttggCTTGACTCAGCTTTCCTGTGGGCCTCGACAGCCCAGGTGGGGCGCCGCTTCTTCCCCGACCTCCTGACGAGCAGCACAGAGCCGCCTCCATTGCCTTCGGCTACCCACACCGAGCAGCACAAAATCCCCCAAATCCCCGACAGCTTGGACTCGATCTTCTCGGATTGGGACTTAAtccccgcctatatatatggaggAGGCCGGCCGAGGAGGTGCGGGATCAATttggagaggaggaaggaagaCACTGGCCGTCGAGATGTGCTCCGGTTCGCCCGTCTGTGGTGACCGTCGAGATGTTCTCCGGTTGATTTGGTCTTCGTTGAGATGTTCCAATTTTTTCTGGTTAACTAATGCCCTTGCAGTCCGTGCTCCGGTCATCGCCATTGAAGCCTCCGCTCTCCGACATGCCGTTGTAGCCTGTGCGCTGGACGCCCTGTTGTATGCTGTTGTTGAGCTCGGTTGCGCGCGCATGCCGTCTGAGGTTATTCCCTATGGCCAGTGTTTTCCCGTTGCTGCTGTGGCTCAGTCTGATCTTGCCGTCGGCCATGCCCTCTTGCTGATTTCAATCCTCTTACTTGTTGCCGGATAAGCATAGCATTGCATTGCATCACTATTTGCTCTATTGATGGCCAATAATTTATCTCCCCTGTTATCATCCTGAGTATTGCCTGGTGCTGTCATATCTATTGCTGTTATGTTATTATTCATAGATGATGGCTGGTTGCAGAGAATGAAAGCTAGATGGTGGCAGGCTCGCTTATTGCCAGATATTGCCCATACCACTGTTTTCTCTATGGGCGATGGTGAGCATATCAGTGCAGATTTAAAACAGATTTAGAGGGCTCTTTTGCTGGTAGCCCTTGTTGTGATCATTTGATCTTAATGATAATTGCAGAGTTAAGATTGGTTTTGAGGGCTCTTTGATGGTGCCCCTTGCTGGTTGATCTTGTGCCCGTGGGATATCCTATTGGAGCATCCCCCTATTGCTAGTCTCACTGTTGTTGGCAGATGACACAGGGGATGGTGGCTTGTTGTGGCTTGGTTATGAAATGCTTCCGATGCCTTTGTGGCTGATGGCCTTTGTGGCTTGCTATTGCCTGCCTTTTGATGTATTGGTGATCACCCTTGCTTGTGTGACCTTGGTCTTTGTGGCTGTTGCCTCTGGTCTCCTTCGAAGATGGCCGATGAGGATAAGTCTAAGGCCTAAAGAGAGGGTTAGCGAGTCAAGAACGGCATCAGGCTCTTAGTTGTGATCTCGCTGCCGCTTTCGGTAAAATTACGTGTCGGGCCAAGCTCCTAACCCACCTCTTCTTACTTACACTATTTGAAGGCCTATACGAGACCGATGATGATCCAGGATACATAAACAGTCTAAAAAGCAATGCTAGACTGTTATCGTGTCTCTTCCTTTCTTTTATTTCTAATACTATCACTTTGCTCTGTTTTTGTTGCATgcgactacagccttgcagactcagaGATGATCTCGATATTGATGATCGTTAGTGCAGTTTATCGGGGAGGTAACCTGAATATGGACGTAATTAACTGGAGTCGCTTTACAAAGCCTCGGGAACCAAGATGAAACAATTGCTAGATGATACATCATACAGTCATATTAGTGTGTGCGTTGTGGAGTAACACGTTGTAATCAAAGAAGctgtactttatgaattcgaCATGAATGAATAAAATTTACATGTTTCTGTTACATCATCCTTTCGTCATTCGTATACTTTGTATAATGGTATGCTCGTGATTGTTTACATTTAAAGTTATACAATACATAGTTCAAGAAGCCGCGAGTTTCTTCTCAAATTCGCGAAATAGTGAGGTCACGGGTTCGAATCCTACAAATTGATCGGGCACGTAAATTTCCATATTCACGGTTTCGACTCCCACAGAAGCCGCGAGGGTCATCACAAGTCAGAAAAAGCCAGGGGGTTCGTTCGTcgaatgtaaaaaaaaaaatcgatctCAAAAACATCGGATCTGGAACCGAATATTACTACCGATTTGTaatacaaaccgacagtgataacttTGTTACTGCGGGTTCCAAAACTAGCAATGATACTACTGAGTATCAATGCCACTTATTCACTGCTGTTTCCAAAACCCACAGTGATGTtatttttgaaccggtagtgatgactttttctgtagtagtggacgGCGGTCACGAGTTGGCTACAACTTGGGATATGGCGACTGGCTCGGAGGATGCGTGGAAGCTAGACACAAGGGGTAGAGGCGGTTACAGTGAAGACGGTGACCACCGCTCCACTTCAACCGCTACTATCCTTGAGAGCGATTTTTTGAGATTGGAAGTGAAGTGAGATGAGGCGTGAGGCAGGCATGCAAAGAAACTGAGAGCTTAAACAAGGCAATTTACAAGCAGCAGCATAGACCCTTGTTACAACACAAGTTTGCATGTTGTACATTTCACGCCGTTTATTGTCGAAAGAAGCAAAAGCGACTGGCTCAAGACAGACAGACGGATCGAGTTCATCTCAGCGCGCGCGCGCATCACATCACAAGCTAGACGAATCACTCTGGCTTGCAGGAACTGATCAGAGCACGCAGGGTCTGCAAGAACTCGAGCATCTTGTCGACGTAGTCCGGCACGACGCCCTTGGCCGCGTCGGCCGCGCAGAATCGCTCCTCCCACGCGGCCAGCAGCAGCGTCCTCGCAGAATCGCTAATGTGCGGTGGCCAGGATCTAGTTTTGAGACCTAGTTGGCCGGTGCTTGCATGGCAAGACCTCTCCTTTTGCGCTGTGGGGAGTTCCTCTTTCTCTTCTGCGAATGTCTGTACAACTGCAAAAACTCTGCAAGAGCAATTGTTGGGCATAGCTGCTTCGTTGCTCCCCAGTCTGGAGGGGAAATTGAATTGTTGTAAGGTGCTTTTCCTGCTTGGGTACCCCCGTTGCTTGTTCAAGTTGCTTGCTCTTTCGGCCATGTCACAATTTCATTGCAACACAATGTACTGGAATGTTCGAGGCTTGAATGCGCCAGCTAAGAGAGCAAGTGTTAGGCTGCAATTTGAAGCAGCAGGAGCTACTATCGCATGTATACAGGAGACGAAAATAAACGCATGGACGCCCAGCATGGTAACCGAGACTTTGGGTCCTCGCTTCGCGAATAATTTCGCCTATCTTTCTGCTGTTGGCACCTCGGGCGGCATTCTGTTGGCCGGCTCAGAAGCGTTATTCTCGATTTCTGACATTCACACCAGTGCTCACATGGTTTCGGTGACTGTATCTATGCTAAATGACAACGCACAGTGGTCGCTAACGGTGGTGTATGGTCCTCAGGACCATGCAGAAAAATCGAATTCTTGCATGAGCTAGAGACCATCAAATCTCATATGAGGTCATCCTGGATGTTGTGCGACGATTTTAACCTCATATATAGAGCGGAGGATAAGAGCAACGGAAGACTTAACAGGCGCCTCATGCGAAAATTCATAGGCACATTGGACAACCTCCAGGTGCATGAACTCAAGCTGAATGGAAGAAGGTTTACCTAGTCCAGCCAACAAGAAAATCCTACACTAACAAGAATAGATAGGTGCTTCTACAGTTCGGAATGGGAATTGATGTTTCCTAATACGCACATGCAAGCCATGTCCTCAAGTGGGTCGGACCACTGCCCTTTACTCATTGAAGGCAATCTTCTGAGAACAGGACACAGAACCTTCCGCTTTGAGTCATATTGGGTAAAAGTGCCAGGTTTCATGGACGTAGTTCTGAAGAGTTGGACCAAGCCGGTGCACACAGGGGATGCTATGCTGATTTTGCATTCCAAATTCTGTAGGCTTCAGAAGGATTTAAAAATATGGAAACAAAGGACAATTGGGGATACAAGGCTTCGGTTGGCAATTGCACAGGATGTCATTTTGCGACTAGATCAAGCGGAGGAGAAAACGTGCCCTCAGTGCCGATGAGATCGAGTTCAGGAAGTACCTGAAACACAGGGTGGTAGGACTTGCGGCAATTGAGAAATCGCGACTCCGACAGCACTCCCGGCTAACTTGGATAAGAAAGGGGGATGTAAACCTCAAAATTCTTCCAACTAAAAGCGAATGcaagaaagaggaagaatttTATTCAGCACCTTCAGATAGAGCACGGCATTGCTACCTCGCATGAGCAAAAAGCTGACGAACTTTTTAGTTACTTCAAACAGCACATTGGCACGCCTAAAAAGAGAGAGTTAGCACTCAATTGGAGCGCTATCCTTTATCACCACATAGATCTTGACGAGTTAGAAGAGCCTTTCAAGGAGGACAAGGTCCTTCAAACAATTAAATCAATCTCATCTGAGAAATCTCCTGGCCTTGACGGCTTCATTGATGATTATTAAGGATGATTTATTGGCTGCACTCCAGTGTTTCTGTGACTTGTCAAACCTTCATTGCCTCAATAATGCAAACATCCTCTTGGTTCCTAAGCGGGCAGATGCTTCAAAGGTCACCGAATATAGGCCCATAAGCCTAATTAATAGCTTCTcaaaaatcatttcaaaacTTATGGCAAACAAGCTTGCACCGAGACTCAATGAAATCATATCACGCAACCAAAGTGCGTTCATCAAAAAGCGATGTATCCACGACAACTTTGTGTATGTATAGAGTGCCATTCGCGAACTTCACAAGAAAAAGAGATCATCACTATTTGTGAAATTAGACATTTTGAAGGCTTTTGACTCCGTTAGCTGAGACTACCTTTTTGAGGTCATGGAAGCGGTTGGATTTGGACAAAGATGGTGATATTGGATCGCACAGCTGCTTGCCACCTCCTCGTCCCGTGTACTCCTCAACGGTGAGCCAGGGCTCCCTATCATGCATGCGCGTGGCCTAAGACAGGGTGACCCCCTATCCCCAGGGCTTTTCATCATGGCTATCGGTCCTTTGCAATGAATAGTGTAGCTAGCGGAGGAAGGGTAGATCCTAAGACCGGTACTGCCTCAACAGGCAAAGTTAAGGTGCTCACTGTACGCGGATGATGCAGCCATTTTTACCAATCCAGAGAAAGAAGATATGAAAGCTTTGAATGAGATTCTTTTTGCTTTTGGAAAATGTTCGGGGCCACTAACAAATCTATCTAAGATAGAGATCTTCCCGATCAGGTGCCAAGATTGCAGCCTTGATGAGGTTCTTGGGGACTTCCCGGGTGAAATGAAGTCCTTCCCATGTACA
Coding sequences:
- the LOC133904146 gene encoding homeobox-leucine zipper protein HOX15-like, yielding MEQEEVGLALGLSLGSGHHQPKEQPPSPSCALEPSLSLSLPADGGGLTMPVPVRPLIAGVKWEELQAEEEDEAVDRAVYSVVSSAAAADDDEGCNSRKKLRLTKEQSAMLEDRFKEHSTLNPKLKVALAKQLNLRPRQVEVWFQNRRARTKLKQTEVDYELLKRCCETLTEENRRLHRELQQLRALNHARPAAFFTPAAAALSICPSCERLAGAPATTAADHRPKAALFSPFHQVCCLLNADPSIHSRSS